A DNA window from Falco peregrinus isolate bFalPer1 chromosome 8, bFalPer1.pri, whole genome shotgun sequence contains the following coding sequences:
- the FZD7 gene encoding frizzled-7, whose protein sequence is MRAGGGCSGAAAGGCPLLGLAALLAALLGTPAGAAAQQYHGEKGISVPDHGFCQPISIPLCTDIAYNQTILPNLLGHTNQEDAGLEVHQFYPLVKVQCSAELKFFLCSMYAPVCTVLEQAIPPCRSLCERARQGCEALMNKFGFQWPERLRCENFPVHGAGEICVGQNTSDAPPGPGSAAGRGATAHPTAGYLPDFLTPPQPPSGFSFSCPRQLKVPSYLGYRFLGERDCGAPCEPARPNGLMYFKEAEVRFARLWVGVWSVLCCASTLFTVLTYLVDMRRFSYPERPIIFLSGCYFMVAVAYAAGFLLEERVVCLERFSEDGYRTVAQGTKKEGCTILFMILYFFGMASSIWWVILSLTWFLAAGMKWGHEAIEANSQYFHLAAWAVPAVKTITILAMGQVDGDVLSGVCYVGIYSVDSLRGFVLAPLFVYLFIGTSFLLAGFVSLFRIRTIMKHDGTKTEKLEKLMVRIGVFSVLYTVPATIVLACYFYEQAFRGTWEKTWLLQTCKTYAVPCPSHFAPMSPDFTVFMIKYLMTMIVGITTGFWIWSGKTLQSWRRFYHRLSSGSKGETAV, encoded by the coding sequence ATGCGGGCTGGAGGAGGCTGTAGCGGAGCGGCCGCCGGCGGCTGCCCCTTGCTAGGACTGGCCGCGCTGCTGGCCGCCCTACTGGGGACCCccgcgggcgcggcggcgcAGCAGTACCACGGCGAGAAGGGCATCTCCGTGCCGGACCACGGTTTCTGCCAGCCCATCTCCATCCCGCTCTGCACGGATATCGCCTACAACCAGACCATCCTGCCCAACCTGCTGGGCCACACCAACCAGGAGGACGCGGGGCTGGAGGTGCACCAGTTCTACCCGCTGGTCAAGGTGCAGTGCTCGGCCGAGCTCAagttcttcctctgctccatgTACGCGCCGGTGTGCAccgtgctggagcaggccaTCCCGCCCTGCCGCTCCCTCTGCGAGCGGGCCCGCCAGGGCTGCGAGGCCCTCATGAACAAGTTTGGCTTCCAGTGGCCAGAGCGGCTTCGCTGCGAGAACTTCCCCGTCCACGGCGCGGGCGAGATCTGCGTGGGGCAGAACACGTCGGACGCCCCGCCGGGGCCTGGCAGCGCGGCAGGCCGGGGGGCCACTGCCCACCCCACGGCTGGCTACCTCCCCGACTTCCTCACTCCACCACAGCCCCCCTCCGgcttctccttttcctgccCCCGGCAACTCAAAGTGCCGTCTTACTTGGGCTACCGGTTCCTGGGGGAGCGGGACTGCGGGGCGCCCTGTGAGCCAGCCCGGCCCAACGGGCTCATGTACTTCAAGGAGGCAGAGGTGCGATTTGCGCGGCTGTGGGTGGGCGTGTGGTCTGTGCTCTGCTGTGCCTCCACCCTCTTCACCGTGCTCACCTACCTGGTGGATATGCGCCGTTTCAGCTACCCGGAGCGGCCCATCATCTTCCTCTCAGGCTGTTATTTCATGGTGGCAGTGGCCTACGCGGCAGGCTTCTTGCTGGAGGAGCGGGTGGTGTGTCTGGAGCGCTTCTCTGAGGATGGCTACCGCACTGTGGCCCAAGGCACCAAGAAAGAAGGCTGCACCATCCTCTTCATGATCCTCTACTTCTTTGGGATGGCCAGCTCCATCTGGTGGGTCATCCTGTCGCTCACCTGGTTCCTGGCTGCTGGCATGAAGTGGGGCCACGAGGCCATCGAGGCCAACTCCCAGTATTTCCACCtggctgcctgggctgtgccCGCTGTCAAAACCATCACCATCTTGGCCATGGGGCAGGTCGATGGGGACGTACTCAGTGGGGTGTGTTATGTAGGCATCTACAGCGTGGACTCACTGCGAGGCTTTGTGCTGGCACCCTTGTTTGTGTACCTCTTCATTGGCACTTCCTTCTTGCTTGCTGGCTTTGTGTCCTTGTTTCGCATCCGTACCATCATGAAGCATGATGGCACCAAGACGGAGAAACTGGAGAAGCTGATGGTACGCATTGGTGTCTTCAGTGTCCTCTACACAGTGCCTGCCACCATTGTCCTGGCATGTTACTTCTATGAGCAGGCCTTCCGTGGCACCTGGGAGAAGACATGGCTCCTCCAGACCTGCAAAACCTATGCTGTGCCCTGTCCGAGCCACTTTGCCCCTATGAGCCCAGATTTCACAGTCTTCATGATCAAGTACCTCATGACCATGATTGTTGGGATCACGACTGGCTTCTGGATCTGGTCTGGCAAAACCCTTCAGTCCTGGCGACGCTTCTACCACAGActcagcagtggcagcaaagGCGAGACGGCAGTATGA